A genomic region of Cyprinus carpio isolate SPL01 chromosome B13, ASM1834038v1, whole genome shotgun sequence contains the following coding sequences:
- the LOC122139477 gene encoding tripartite motif-containing protein 29-like — MAELDTQNPLNCPICLNLLKNPVTTTCGHSFCMDCIKRCWDQDASLRRAYSCPTCRATFNKRPALSRSTVLAEIVERINHAVPAGPGDVKCDVCKGRNLKAIKSCLVCLASYCQIHIRPHYESEAFKKHKLANASPNLQQQICPQHHKALEIYCYNDRKCICVVCMGDQHSGHKTVSAAAEMAKKQEELKIKKRDFTQKITDIGKKVQAFKMAVDSHKRSAQAAVEHSDRIFNELIRSIQKRRGEVRELIRAQEKKEIGQINEHIQKLEQEISNLQNENDKLGQILHTEDNIHFFQNYSSQSGVYLCTTSPRDVNDLLTFENVEESVSELNSRLVKVCEEHMGKISKKVADVQIFKTTWLQDIDSPVDSTSCDSSDDDYRLVLL; from the exons ATGGCAGAACTTGACACTCAAAATCCTTTAAACTGCCCAATCTGTCTGAACCTGCTTAAGAACCCAGTGACTACAACTTGTGGGCACAGTTTCTGCATGGACTGTATAAAGCGGTGCTGGGATCAGGATGCTTCTTTGAGACGAGCTTACAGCTGCCCTACATGCAGGGCTACCTTCAACAAAAGACCAGCTCTCAGCAGAAGCACTGTCCTGGCTGAAATTGTAGAGAGAATAAACCATGCAGTTCCAGCTGGGCCTGGAGATGTGAAATGTGATGTATGTAAAGGAAGAAATCTCAAAGCTATCAAGTCTTGTCTGGTGTGTTTGGCTTCTTACTGTCAAATTCACATTCGGCCTCATTATGAGTCTGAAGCTTTCAAAAAGCACAAGCTGGCAAATGCTTCTCCAAATCTACAGCAGCAGATCTGCCCTCAACATCATAAAGCACTGGAGATCTACTGTTATAATGACCGGAAATGTATTTGTGTGGTTTGTATGGGGGATCAGCACAGTGGACATAAAACAGTCTCAGCAGCAGCTGAAATGGCTAAAAAACAG gaggaactgaaaataaaaaagagggaTTTCACTCAGAAAATCACTGACATAGGCAAGAAGGTCCAGGCATTTAAGATGGCTGTGGATTCTCACAAG CGCTCTGCACAGGCAGCAGTGGAGCACAGTGACAGGATCTTCAatgagctcatccgctccattcAGAAAAGACGAGGTGAGGTGAGAGAACTGATCAGAGCTCAGGAGAAGAAGGAGATAGGACAGATTAATGAACACATACAGaagctggagcaggagatcagTAATCTGCAAAATGAGAATGATAAACTGGGGCAAATATTACATACAGAGGATAACATTCATTTCTTCCAG aattaCTCTTCTCAATCTGGAGTGTATCTGTGCACAACTTCGCCCAGAGATGTCAATGATCTCCTGACATTTGAGAATGTAGAAGAATCTGTCTCAGAGCTGAACAGCCGACTGGTCAAAGTCTGTGAAGAGCACATGGGCAAAATATCAAAGAAAG TTGCTGATGTCCAAATTTTCAAAACCACTTGGCTCCAAGATA TCGATTCACCAGTGGATTCAACTTCATGCGACTCATCAGATGATGAct ATCGgcttgttttactttaa